GTTTTGTGCTAGGCCACATCGTCGATCCGATCGTGTACGGCACGCGACGATCTCATATATCGGACTCCCATCGGCAAGTACGCTTTTTTGAGCAAGTGGCTCTCCAGCAACAGCTCGGCCAGCAGTTCCTTGAGCTGACGCTCTTGCGCCTAAATCCTTGACTTCGTCGCTGGGGCGCTTTGCGGGCAGTATCACCGGCTAGCCGCTTCTTGCCCGCCTCCTGGAAGTCCTTCCACCGGTAATAGAGATTCTGGCTGAGGCCTTTCCTTGCGGCACAGCTCGGCGATACTGTCTTCGCCGCGCAAACCCGCAATCACAATCCGGACCTTCTCTTCCGCTGAATACTGTCGCCGGTTCGCTCGCCGTATATCCCGAACCTTTGTCTCTGCTGCCTCTGACTGCAGCTCTGCTTGCGATCTAATCGCCGCTCCTTCGCGGTTAAGATGAGCTCAATTCTCTCTCTTCCTCAATCACGCAATTCTGTTTAACTGGTGCCGACGGGGAACAACCAGTGGTGTCGTGTTGTTTCCGGCTGTTGTCTTCAACATCTTCCGGAACACCCGGTATGCGGCGAGTGCCCGCTCCTCTGAGACCTTGCTGAAATCGATATCGAACGGCATCTGATGCGCCAGGAAGTAGAGCAGTTCCACGTCGAGGTCGAGCACCTTCGCGAAGTGCTGGAGGAGAAAGCCGCGCGGGGGATGCCGCAGGCGGTGCTCAATATCGTTCAGATACGGCCCGGAAATCCGCCCCCCTTCGGTTTTGATTAGCGCGGCGAGTTGCTGTTGCGTCAGATTGGCCTTCCGCCGCGCCTCAGCAATCACTTCGCCGAAGAGTCTCATCGCGCTACTCCCGTACTTGGCCGTCCGCTGTCGCGTTTGAGCGCCGCCCTAAATAGTCTAAACGCCGTCACGATCTGAGCCGCGTCGATATACTCCGTCGGCACCACGTCCGGAGTCATCCGC
This region of Candidatus Binataceae bacterium genomic DNA includes:
- a CDS encoding helix-turn-helix transcriptional regulator, which translates into the protein MRLFGEVIAEARRKANLTQQQLAALIKTEGGRISGPYLNDIEHRLRHPPRGFLLQHFAKVLDLDVELLYFLAHQMPFDIDFSKVSEERALAAYRVFRKMLKTTAGNNTTPLVVPRRHQLNRIA